A stretch of DNA from Methylomicrobium lacus LW14:
AGGCCCAGGGACCAGAGCGAGCCTGAGATCCGGGTGTCGGGCTCGCCGGGGTAGGCGTCCAGCACCTGAACCGCATCGTGCGTCGGGCACAAATAAAGGGTTTCGCCGAACGGTTCGACGGTCAGTTCGATCACCTTGCCGGCGATCGGCGCCAGCAATTCGCCGACGTCCAGGTCCAGCTTGATATAGCGGTTCAGCGCGCTTTCGAGCGCGACGGTCAACAACGGTTTGAGCGCCATGTCAGATCTTGTAGCCGCGATGCACCGCGACGATGCCTTGCGTCATGTTGTAAAACTCGCAGCGTTCGAAGCCGGCGTTTTCCATCATCGCCTTCAGTTCGCTCTGCTTCGGGTGCATCCTTATCGATTCGGCCAGATAGCGGTAGCTGTCTTCGTCCTTGGCGACGAATTTGCCGATTTTCGGCAGCAGCTTGAACGAATAGAAATCGTAAACCTTTTCGGTGACCGGGTCGATCGGATGCGAAAATTCGAGCACGAGGCAGCGTCCGCCCGGTTTCAGTACGCGATGCATCGAGCGCAAAGCGGCATCCTTGTCGGTTACGTTGCGGAGGCCGAAGCCGATGATCACGCAGTCGAAGGTGTTGTCCGCGAACGGCAGGCATTCGGCATTCACCTGGGAATATTCGATATTGCCGGTCAGGCCGCGGTCGATCAGTCGGTTGCGACCGGTGCGCAGCATTTCCGAATTGATGTCGGCGAGCACGCACAGTCCGTCCTTGCCGACGCGTTTTTCGAGCAGCGTCGTCAAATCGCCGGTACCGCCGGCCAGATCGAGCACTTTCTCGCCGCTGCGGACATTGCAAAGCTGGATCGCAATCCGTTTCCAGATGCGATGAATGCCGAGCGACATTAAGTCGTTCATGATGTCGTACTTTTCGGCGACCGAGTCGAAAACGCCGCGCACCAGATTGACCTTGTCTTCGGTGGCGACTTGCTTGAAGCCGAAATGGGTCGTTTTGTGATGAGTCATATTTTATTGTAAATGTTCGGGGTCAATGCGTGTGTAGCCTGCGGCCTTAAGGCGTTCCAGATAGCTGGCCCAAAGGCTGTCGTATTCGGCGCCGAGTTGGTAGAGAAAGTCCCAGGTGTAAAGACCGCTGTTATGGCCGTCGCTGAACACCGGACAGATCGCATAATTGCCGATCGGATGAATCTCCCGTATCGTGACATCTTCCTTGCCGGTCTGCAGGGTTTCCTGTCCCGGCGCATGGCCCAGGGCTTCCGCGGACGGCGTATAGACGCGCAGGTATTCGCACGGCAGCATGAAGACCTTGCCGTCATCGAAATGGATTTCCAGAATCCTGGAAACCTGATGCAGTTTGATTTCGGTCGGCAGCGCGTTGCAGGGTTGGGTATGAAGTCGCATATCGAATCAGAATATGTTGGATGGGCGGCGTTTTTCCGCCCGCCATGAGGAAGTCAGGTGGGCAAACGATAAAGCCGTTTGCCCACCCTACAATCTTTCGCCTACAAGATATAGCGGCTCAAATCCTCATCCTGGACGAATTCGCCCAAGTGGCGGTCGACATAAGCCGCATCGATCACGATGTTCTTTTC
This window harbors:
- the ubiE gene encoding bifunctional demethylmenaquinone methyltransferase/2-methoxy-6-polyprenyl-1,4-benzoquinol methylase UbiE, which codes for MTHHKTTHFGFKQVATEDKVNLVRGVFDSVAEKYDIMNDLMSLGIHRIWKRIAIQLCNVRSGEKVLDLAGGTGDLTTLLEKRVGKDGLCVLADINSEMLRTGRNRLIDRGLTGNIEYSQVNAECLPFADNTFDCVIIGFGLRNVTDKDAALRSMHRVLKPGGRCLVLEFSHPIDPVTEKVYDFYSFKLLPKIGKFVAKDEDSYRYLAESIRMHPKQSELKAMMENAGFERCEFYNMTQGIVAVHRGYKI
- a CDS encoding gamma-butyrobetaine hydroxylase-like domain-containing protein, encoding MRLHTQPCNALPTEIKLHQVSRILEIHFDDGKVFMLPCEYLRVYTPSAEALGHAPGQETLQTGKEDVTIREIHPIGNYAICPVFSDGHNSGLYTWDFLYQLGAEYDSLWASYLERLKAAGYTRIDPEHLQ